The Ananas comosus cultivar F153 linkage group 4, ASM154086v1, whole genome shotgun sequence region ATCTAATAATGACTAATGCTTCAATTCTCATTCTAACTAAATCTAGAATAGTTGGTGCAGAGTAATACCTGCAGGAGCAtgaaagtaattaatttatttaacagTCTAAAAATTAGATAAGAGGAATTTCTTTAGCACTTTATCATCAAAGGTTTCACATATTGCTAATCAGCGACAGAAAATATGAAAGCTAGATTTGAGTGCAAAATAAACAGGTTATATTAGAGGGGAAATTGAATCTGAAGCTATAGAATATGCACATTTAGCATTTCCATGGTAAACCAAAAGGGAGTTGATAAATGTAAAGAAGATTTGAGTTGACTAAGCTGGACATGAATTCACCTGTATTGCTTAGACTATGGAGATTGAAACCTAACCAGTTGCTGCCGCTAGAAATCTCGTGTTTGTTTGTAACCatttctattatttaaataaaagttctGCTGTCTAGACTCTAGATTTCacctcaaaattacaaaatacaattcaaacattttttttgcCATTATAGTGTTCCAAACTATTTTTGCATGAAGCTTTATTTTGAATACTTTGCCATGTTCTTATAAATTTTGCTCTATTTGTAACGTTAATGTGCTCTGAAGCTTGTGCTAGACTCAACTTGATTAGTCATTTGGGCACTTCTCAATGAAACGGTTAATTTGTATTGGCAATGCATATCTTGACTACCATTTCTGCCTTGTGAATAGCTCCCATTGTGTTCCTGAACCAGGAGATTTCAACAACTTAATATGCTTTCACTGGACCAATGTTAAAACACCTTGCCTAAAATTCAAGTTGAAGTagatctttttcttttgtcgCCTGTCCATCCAAATGAACTTTAAGTTTCAGAGCATTCTCATTTGCGTTCTGGGAGCTAATGCATTTGCATTTGGCTGAATTCTGTGTCCTGTCCACGGGCCTTTGCACATGACTAATTCTGCTAGTTTTGTTGAGAATGCATGCGCAGCATCCGGTTAGATGAAACACACTAAGATAAAATTTTGCATTCATTTGATCTACTtgctagattttatttttattctattttatttttaacttagaAAGATCTATGGGGGAAGAGTTTGAGATGGCTAGCATACATCAGATATTATGGATTTTGTATTGTCGTAATATTGTGTTCAAACATTGATTGGAAATTCCGGGAAATTCAAGAAAGGGCACCCTGTCTGTAGCATTACTTTGGGTCTGCCATGTAGACTAGTTTGTTTCGTTATGTGTTTTTGATTCAACTTAGATCAGATCATAGCCGATTACTTATTATATTCTTAGTTGATGAGACTCTTATTTACAGTAATTTAAGAATCTGCGATAGGGATCAGGCAAGTAATGCGTTAAAATGCCCCGAATCTTTGTTTTACTGTCATGGAGCTTCTGGAGGAAAAGCTAATCACCTTTTTTGGTAAATAATCTCCAAAACCCGTGCGTTTCCTAGGCTTACCAGATGGCGGGAAAAGATTAGGGGTAGAGCATAACATGGCATGTTTCGATATAGGTTGTAAAGCAGTGGAATTATTGTTCGTTTTATTTGGTTGGTTAGCTTGATGTTTGATGTTTCGTTTCTTTAGCGAGTTGATTTGCAAATTGTGTATTGCCGAAAGCTTTGGATAAGCTTAAGACCAGCGTCTACTGTGGTCCCAGTTGTTCTTTTCGTATTGTTAATAACTAATTTCAGTGAATGTGGCATTGCTCATCTGTCTCGGTCCCACGTCAAATCTCTGCATGTGTGTAAAAAGTTACTCCCAAGTGTCTAGGGTTTTTTACATACTTTTGATGATGATCTTTGCATCTTGATATCTGTAGAAACACTCAGATGTTAGTATCTTTATGTAAACTGTGCTAGATCTTTAAGTGCTGTCCATGTGTGATcactattttattttgagaaCAACTTAGATGGGCCTATGGTatacctaattatattatttcttttcaaTTCCCTACTTTGTATGGTATCTTTACTGTTTACAGTCCTTCAGCCACTACAGTAAGTTCCTACTTCAGCTGTTTACAACAGTTTCTTTTGCTTACtttatgacaatggcattgtggACCAATTGGGCCATGTGTTTGAGATGTTTACATGAGACAGTGCAACTCAATATGTTTCTGTGTGTGACTTTGCCTCTTCATGCGGTCTGGGAAATGTCCTGCTAAAAGCTAAATTTTGCTATTAATGTTCTGTTTTCTATGGGTACTTTTGAAATATTGTTCTATGATAGTGTGTGTCGTAGACTCGTAGTTATTAGCCTAAAAGTGaaagtttagaatttttaatttaaaacttttgctTTTGCTGTAAACTTATAGATTGCGGAACTCTACGCCTTACACTTAGGCGAAGCCAAGTATGGTATCAGTTTGTGATCATGGACTCCCCTAGTAGTTGCCCAAAACAAGTGCGAACTGTGACTCGTTTGGTTTGGTTTTTGCAACAGCTTCTCTATTCCAGTCATACAGTTGGGAACGGGCGTCGACTTTGGTGGAGTTTACTAATGATTTGGGTGTCGAAGTTTTGATTCTCtgaaaataaatagaagatgaaagaagagggaaaaacaGCTTTTGAACTTGGCAAAGTAAAAACCAATGGTTAGTAGAGAAAATTTTGACTGTAGCAGAATGTTAAAATGAGTTTCTAGTAAGCTTCTAAacctaaataataaaaatttaagtttgaatcttCTACATTAAAATTGCTTTTTCAAATGATTTTACGCAAACAACACTTGCACATAAACTTTagatatctatatctataccaaATTAGCATACTCCACATTCACACTCAAAACACCCAATAAAATCCCACTTACTATTCTGCAACTTTTTAAATCTTATTATGCAAATTAACTTCAAGTAACTGTGCTTCAGAGTCAATGGTAAGCCCTTATTTTCCGGGAGAACATTTATACATTCTCACCTCATCTCTTAACCCAATCATTGAGAAATATTATAAAGACCAACAGATCCCAAAATtctacattttttatattagccCCTTAGCTGTCTCTACagtaaacatatttttatttttttttccatcgaaTCGTGCAGGcgaaataaatataatttttttttgcatctttttgTAATAATTGATCGTGACTTGGTTCGTCGATAACTCGATCGAAGAGTTTCTGTTAAATTTTTCACTAGAATAGTAGGTCTTATTAGCTGTCACTAATAAACTATCTTCCACTTAACTAACTCATAACAAGATATTTATATCTAGGTCCTTGACCTTTCAGGTAATTTGTATTAACTAACTCATAACAAGATATTTATATCTAGGTCCTTGACCTTTCAGGTAATTTGTATTAACTAActcataaaaagatatttatatctTGGTCCTTGACCTTTCAGGTAATTTGTATTAGTCTTTACTGTTGTCTACACcatttcatacaatttttttggtctttttcagAGTAGGAGTGTAATAGTTTtgtcatttatattttatatttgataagtatatcaaatttataaggaTAAATTTTTATGAACAAAACAGTGAAATTACCATATATacgcatttgtgaatttaacggtgtaaaacaatccaaatctgataaaattttgatagaattttttttttcactatttagagtaagattaatatctctgactttaaattcaagtcttttatcgtcattttttatgagatttttattttcatccgtttattttcagactactcgtttgataggtaaataaaaccaaaaaattatgaaatttagtttttaaatatttttaatagtgcaGATCATATCTATCTGAGccaatcgttgatttggaagctgtatcattaaaaacaatttCGTAGCATGAAGaccttcgtgctaccgatagtataccagcctagctcatatatatatatatatatagagagagagagagagagagagagagagagagagagagagagagagagagagagtgagtccggttagaatactattgatagcacaaagcgttaaaattatttttctcattaTATATAAAGTCTTAATAAGTTAAAATTGTTAGTTGATTATTCTTGCATTTACCCCGAAGATGGGTTATGCAAGATATTTAATGATGTAAAAACTAAAACCTtggaaatttatattaaaaaataaatagaaataggCGTTTCTGATATTATCTAAAGAGCCAGGGTTCTATATGTAAATTAATCTTAACTTATCAAGCACTTTTTCCGATGCAAGAGGAGACTAATGGGCACAAGAATCGAATGTGATCTCCTTCCCTGGGCAAAGCCTTTagtataaatacatataatataactttatttttttttatttaatacgtatgtatgtatatagttTTCACGAGAACATGCGATACGTATATTGGTAGGTATAGGtttattttgttataaattaattaaagaggggtGAGCTACGAATAGGCTCCAAGCATGATTGTCTTTaagtttattcaaaataaactggatcataaaaaaaatagcgagcTTAAGTTTTCAGGAACAAATAATTAATTGGTTCATGATATTGGATCAGAAGATTCAGAGTTCAAATATATTTAAGCTTCTAATATTCTCAACGTATTTATATAGTTAGACTTTATGTCAATATCTGTTTCTTTTGCTTtctctttttgatttttaaaaattcataatttaccctcttaaaattttgagtcaaTGTATTAACTTCTGACAATCAGGTTTTTATTACTGTTTcctttatttcttataatttatactaaaactattcttaaaaaaatagaattaattatattaaaaattttatggtaTTGAAATATTCTTCAAGTTTGGCTTGTAGTAATCTTACCATTATCTCTAAACATCATGATTAAGCATCTAGCTTTGAGCACCAAACATTTGTTGTTGGACTCGAGGACAAATTAATTGAAgtttgaggggaaaaaaaaattggaatcaTCTTAAGATACATTCAATCCTTAGTCCTGATGTTTCTTTAATAATGAATCACTCAAATggtgtttaattattttttgtaatgttaaaaaagaacaaaagcaCAAAAGAGCAAATTGATTTTTTGATTTCTTTGTTTGGTTACTAACATTCTATTAATTTAGGAGTGGCAATTAGCAAATAAAGGCCATGATAAAAGGATTTGACTAATGTAgactcaaaaaacaaaaagcaaaatttttttaaaaaatattagattggTCTTTTCATGTATTTCTTTCTATCATTAATTTCactctattatattttatgttaGAGCATAAAAAGTGTTtttgtctaaaatatggtaaaaacagataaaaaaaattaaagattaaagagaaaaataaaagataaagcaCAACTTTATATTCACCTTTATACAACCTAGAAGAGCAAAAAGTACACCCCATATGATTTACAAAcccttctctcttctcctcgaGCCCattaatatatttctctctaCCCAAGGAAAATATcatcatgatatataatatacaaaaatcTCAACAATTTCCACTCATTTCCAGAGTTAAAGGgggaaagaatatatatatatattacatgcatggatttcattttaaaaaaagcCAATAATCACAGAAATTAAGAGAAATATTACCCATGCATTAATACATGATTAGCCAACTCCCCGAaaaccccctcctcctctccaacTATTTGCAAGGATAAAATTTCGCGCGGCGTAGCGACAAGCCCCGTCGAAAAATAACGCTAAACATCCTCGCAAATGCTCTCGAGGTGCGGCCGCCACACCGCGACCCGAGCCCCGCTCCGTCGCCTCCTCGGCCCCCCGGAGTGCTTCTCCGACATTACTTCCGCCAGGTAACGATTATGACTCTCGTCGTCGCTCATCGATGCTGACTTTTTcgattgctgctgctgctgctgctgctgctgctgctgttgctgttgctgatttATTTTCTGTGCGcacttcttctttctctccgcGATCGACGATACAGACGTCGACGTCGCGGGGATCAGAAAGTAGATGTCGCCGCGCCTGAGCTCGGACTCGGGCGACACGATGAGGATCcaccgcgcgccgccgccgccggcctgCGAGCACGGCTTGCTGAGCACGTGGTTCGGGTTCGCGGCGAGCacctcggcggcggcgatcgGGCGACTATACTCGTCCACGTGGCCGCTGAGGTGGACCACTCGGATCACGTCGAGGGCCCCGCAGGGCAACACACAAGCTAAACAGCATCTAAGACTATTCCCCATCAATTCCCTCCCCTCCTATTTCTCTGTGTCTCTAGCTCTAACGCATAATttgggtctttttttttttctcgtcgaTGTATAAGATGGTGGTTTATATAGTAAATTGAAGGGCCATGTTAGTAAAAGGACAAATGAGGGGTTGCTTCAATTAGGTGTGAGTACTCTACTTTGAATCATTTCATTCATATAGTAAGTGATAGATTATAATAAATAAGGGGTATCAAAAGATGGGGCTATTGTACATGTTTAAGGACATTACCAATGTACTAATTAAAGGACAAGGGCTCCACCCCCCCCATGTGCACTAGAATTGTTTTTAAGCTTTTCACAATTTTTGGTATTTATAAAAAGATGTGAGAATTGTACTATTTGCTGGCTTGCTACTAACatattttagagaaaattaCTTGCTAAGCTGGGTGATGATATATATTAGCATAATTGACTTAATAGATGTGTAATAATGCATCTACAAATCTATTTTTTGTAGGTTCTTTGATAAAAAAAGTtatgcaaaaatatatttaatacacCTGTTCATGtgcacaataaatatatataacaaactCATGGACTTGACAAATAAGATAAGAGTAAAAAATATGCGTGCTAAAAATAATTATGCCTAATGTATCTGAGTAAAAACTTAATGATTGGTATTCAGAGTTCCAAGTTTGAAGCCGAATtgttttacatttctagctgaaTTCAAAATTTCTGATGAACAATGAGGGTAGTTGGGTAAATCattctttcaaaaataaactATGCATGCTTAAGATTAATTAAACCCACGAGTTTAGAATTATCTATAATTAATATCACATTATTTGACGTCCCTGATTAATCAGTAGTTTCTTAGCCTCTCTTCTTGGGACAATTTTCCTAATCCAAGTC contains the following coding sequences:
- the LOC109709425 gene encoding uncharacterized protein LOC109709425, whose translation is MGNSLRCCLACVLPCGALDVIRVVHLSGHVDEYSRPIAAAEVLAANPNHVLSKPCSQAGGGGARWILIVSPESELRRGDIYFLIPATSTSVSSIAERKKKCAQKINQQQQQQQQQQQQQQQSKKSASMSDDESHNRYLAEVMSEKHSGGPRRRRSGARVAVWRPHLESICEDV